From a single Poecilia reticulata strain Guanapo linkage group LG2, Guppy_female_1.0+MT, whole genome shotgun sequence genomic region:
- the klf5b gene encoding Krueppel-like factor 5: protein MAAALTNSVWVAPGQDAQFLHKSHPAAPLTSFDGLRGEDHGEVLCNAMLGISSFPEYSLGKTEMDTYLLHDAANSKMHDKDSAPMLESLFPEDFASSFSINMSLLLPDAAYLQPSLCRTVRQIKAEPPQSLMHSTCQGNEAPMTLPEYSGMFKAADTPGSSFYIKQEVPEFQEIPQFQMLNTDLEQNSFPITPLSLPVGNLHVGQLPDATQTECFSFDQHCGHQFRSTYLPLSPPNSQPPSPDTGKEILHNSSPPPSYEASIACKTTVQNHTDPRQTSSDPSARTHDQTYAPAFTQCPLGGPVQDSSLAPAQTTPSVGPLSPELAQSAPAKYSRRNNPDLERRRVHHCDAPGCKKVYTKSSHLKAHLRTHTGEKPYRCSWEGCEWRFARSDELTRHFRKHTGVKPFQCGVCSRCFSRSDHLALHTKRHQS from the exons TGGAGAAGTGCTGTGCAACGCCATGCTGGGAATTTCATCTTTCCCAGAATATAGTCTG GGTAAAACTGAGATGGACACCTACCTACTTCATGATGCAGCAAATTCAAAAATGCATGACAAGGATAGCGCTCCCATGCTGGAGTCACTTTTCCCCGAAGACTTCGCCTCTTCTTTCAGCATCAACATGAGCCTCCTCCTTCCCGATGCCGCCTACTTGCAACCCAGCCTCTGCCGGACTGTGAGGCAAATCAAAGCGGAGCCACCACAGTCCCTGATGCACTCGACCTGCCAGGGCAACGAAGCACCAATGACCCTTCCAGAGTACTCAGGAATGTTCAAAGCAGCCGACACTCCTGGTAGTAGCTTTTACATCAAGCAGGAAGTGCCAGAATTCCAAGAAATTCCCCAGTTTCAGATGTTGAACACTGACTTAGAGCAGAACTCTTTCCCCATCACCCCGCTAAGTCTTCCAGTCGGGAATCTCCACGTGGGACAACTACCAGACGCTAcacagactgaatgtttttcattcGACCAGCACTGTGGCCATCAGTTTAGATCAACCTACCTGCCGCTGTCTCCGCCAAATTCTCAGCCTCCGAGTCCAGACACAGGCAAGGAGATCCTTCATAACAgctcccctcctccctcctaCGAAGCCAGCATTGCCTGTAAGACAACAGTCCAGAACCACACTGATCCCAGACAGACTTCTAGCGATCCTTCGGCTCGAACCCACGACCAAACTTACGCTCCTGCGTTCACCCAATGTCCACTTGGYGGACCGGTTCAGGACTCCAGCCTGGCTCCGGCTCAGACGACACCAAGCGTCGGGCCTCTGTCTCCGGAGTTGGCGCAGTCAGCTCCGGCCAAATACAGCCGGAGGAACAACCCCGATCTGGAAAGACGCAGGGTTCACCACTGCGACGCTCCAG gGTGCAAGAAAGTCTATACAAAGTCGTCTCATCTAAAGGCTCATCTGCGAACCCACACAG GTGAGAAGCCGTACCGGTGCTCCTGGGAGGGATGCGAGTGGCGCTTCGCCCGCTCCGACGAGCTGACGCGGCACTTCAGGAAGCACACCGGGGTGAAGCCCTTCCAGTGCGGCGTGTGCAGCCGCTGCTTCTCCCGCTCTGACCACCTGGCCCTGCACACCAAGAGACACCAGAGCTAA